Proteins from one Thermococcus sp. M36 genomic window:
- a CDS encoding KaiC domain-containing protein has product MIRRVKTGIPGMDEVLHGGIPERNVVLLSGGPGTGKSIFSQQFIWNGLQMGEPGIYVALEEHPVQVRQNMAGFGWDVRKYEEEGLFAMVDAFTAGIGKSKEYERYIVHDLTDIREFIDVLRTAVKDIGAKRLVVDSVTTLYINKPAMARSIVMQLKRVLAGLGVTSIFVSQISVGERGFGGPGVEHGVDGIIRLDFDEIDGELRRSLIVWKMRGTSHSMRRHPFDITDKGIVVYPDKILKRKAIVEVE; this is encoded by the coding sequence GTGATAAGGCGAGTGAAGACGGGCATCCCCGGGATGGACGAGGTACTCCACGGGGGGATTCCGGAGAGGAACGTCGTCCTTCTCAGCGGCGGTCCGGGAACTGGAAAGTCGATATTCAGCCAGCAGTTCATATGGAACGGCCTCCAGATGGGCGAGCCGGGCATCTACGTGGCCCTTGAGGAGCACCCGGTTCAGGTGAGGCAGAACATGGCCGGGTTCGGCTGGGACGTTCGGAAGTACGAGGAGGAAGGTCTCTTTGCCATGGTGGATGCCTTCACCGCGGGGATAGGTAAGAGCAAGGAGTATGAGAGGTACATAGTTCACGATTTAACCGATATCAGGGAGTTCATCGACGTCCTCCGGACGGCGGTTAAGGACATCGGAGCTAAGAGGCTCGTCGTTGACTCCGTTACGACCCTCTACATCAACAAGCCTGCGATGGCTAGGAGCATCGTCATGCAGCTCAAGAGAGTTTTGGCTGGATTGGGAGTCACGAGCATCTTTGTGAGCCAGATAAGCGTTGGTGAGCGCGGCTTCGGCGGGCCGGGTGTTGAACATGGCGTCGACGGCATAATCCGCCTTGACTTCGACGAGATTGACGGCGAGCTCAGAAGGAGCCTTATAGTTTGGAAGATGCGCGGGACGAGCCACTCCATGAGGAGGCACCCCTTTGATATAACTGACAAGGGAATAGTTGTCTACCCCGACAAGATCCTCAAGAGGAAGGCGATAGTCGAGGTTGAGTGA
- the speD gene encoding adenosylmethionine decarboxylase, producing METIGFHYVVEAAGCDPEVLSNADRIRRIFLEAAKISNMEVKSSYFFKFSPSGVSGVVIVAESHISVHTWPEKGYAALDVYTCGTKADPEKAVDYILEQFKAKYAHVSEIKRGIEEDDETYTHMILTWEESLRKNGKN from the coding sequence ATCGAGACGATAGGGTTCCACTACGTTGTCGAGGCTGCTGGCTGTGATCCTGAGGTTCTCAGTAACGCTGACAGGATAAGGCGGATATTCCTCGAGGCGGCAAAGATAAGCAACATGGAGGTCAAGTCAAGCTACTTCTTCAAGTTCTCCCCAAGCGGGGTCAGTGGGGTCGTCATCGTCGCCGAGAGCCACATCTCGGTGCACACCTGGCCGGAGAAGGGCTATGCTGCCCTGGACGTCTACACCTGCGGCACCAAGGCAGACCCGGAGAAGGCCGTCGACTACATCCTGGAGCAGTTCAAGGCCAAGTACGCCCACGTCTCCGAGATAAAGCGCGGCATTGAAGAGGACGACGAGACCTACACCCACATGATCCTTACGTGGGAAGAGAGCCTGAGAAAGAACGGAAAGAACTGA
- a CDS encoding protein translocase subunit SecF, translating to MSKPKVKGRPTAGESVRAKKMEKLSFLAEMEYRNMILYPLVVFIIALLILAVHFPTLGIDLQGGVVVTAYGVDANPDELAKYIGDRLGVDVRVESFTGVDTSGVRVYAPIGVDPVRVIDIMKERYPDAEYTHSEVQPTFGKIAQQQGIKALVFAFLAMAVVVFLFFRNLVPSLTIIFSALSDMTIAVAMMGIFGIELTTATIAALLMLIGYTVDSNILLTTKLLRRKEDTIEDAYLTAVSTGFTMSTTTLGALLVLWVISTSQTIDNIAIVLIFGLLADFMNTWVLNAGVLKWYLFRQIGWGGKE from the coding sequence ATGTCGAAGCCTAAAGTCAAGGGAAGGCCCACCGCCGGCGAGTCCGTGCGGGCAAAGAAGATGGAGAAGCTGAGTTTTCTGGCCGAGATGGAATACAGGAACATGATTCTGTACCCACTGGTGGTTTTCATAATAGCCCTGCTCATCCTGGCGGTTCACTTTCCGACTCTCGGGATAGACCTCCAGGGAGGAGTGGTCGTCACGGCCTACGGCGTGGATGCCAACCCGGACGAGCTCGCCAAGTATATAGGGGACAGGCTGGGGGTTGATGTGAGGGTTGAGAGCTTCACGGGCGTTGATACGTCCGGAGTCAGGGTCTACGCCCCTATCGGGGTGGATCCGGTCAGGGTAATAGACATTATGAAGGAGAGGTATCCGGACGCGGAGTACACCCACAGCGAGGTTCAGCCCACCTTTGGAAAGATAGCCCAGCAGCAGGGCATCAAAGCCCTAGTCTTTGCGTTCCTGGCCATGGCCGTTGTCGTCTTCCTGTTCTTCAGGAACCTTGTGCCCTCCCTCACGATAATATTCTCCGCCCTTTCGGACATGACCATAGCGGTCGCCATGATGGGCATATTCGGGATAGAGCTCACCACGGCAACCATAGCGGCCCTTCTGATGCTCATAGGTTACACTGTCGACAGCAACATACTCCTGACCACAAAGCTCCTGAGAAGGAAGGAGGACACAATTGAAGATGCCTACCTGACCGCGGTCTCCACGGGGTTCACGATGAGCACCACCACCCTGGGCGCCCTGCTGGTGCTGTGGGTCATATCCACTTCCCAGACCATTGACAACATAGCGATAGTCCTGATCTTCGGCCTGCTCGCGGACTTCATGAACACGTGGGTTCTCAACGCGGGTGTGCTCAAGTGGTACCTTTTCAGGCAGATCGGATGGGGTGGTAAGGAATGA
- a CDS encoding preprotein translocase subunit SecD encodes MRRRTKRLLLNWRIILLTLVLIGSITALVVKPLTFGIDIAGGVAIVAQTEKPVDSDTMQLVVDSLQKRLNTLGLRDITVEAQGDQIVLIKVANVTTAEEANQIKSVIMNQGVFYMEFNGVIFGTGKDIIYVGNPGVKPDNSWSVPFRISKAAAEKFAELAKGKVGWPVDMFLDPPVNSLMVVPESVYKTMNSSEFNANAPEAPTLLERISKAFNVTAVVYTNQTADEIAKLAQGRDRIVLVDVPQDLKTRLEEMNFTVSYIPRNPGEDNQKIIRDALGLYGPYSLGEGLTVGEAQQDVQITGRAATMEEARTEAKNIYTILKSGSLPVKLNVVGMEFISPRLGEGFKNQALYAGVGALIAVLLIVYFHYRNLRIAIPVASTSLFEVIIILGFAALINWNLDLPSIAGIIAAIGTGVDQQIVITDELLSGERSTRITRRASVLKRMGRAFFVIFAAAATTIAAMSFLLVYFVGTLKGFAFTTILGVLIGILITRPAYAEIAKYLLGED; translated from the coding sequence ATGAGGAGACGGACGAAGAGGCTCCTTCTCAACTGGAGGATAATCCTGCTCACGCTGGTTCTCATCGGGTCGATCACGGCCCTCGTGGTTAAACCCCTCACTTTTGGAATAGACATAGCCGGTGGCGTTGCCATAGTGGCCCAGACCGAAAAGCCGGTAGACAGCGACACGATGCAGCTGGTCGTTGATTCCCTCCAGAAGAGACTCAACACCCTGGGACTTAGGGATATAACCGTCGAGGCCCAGGGAGACCAGATAGTGCTCATAAAGGTCGCAAACGTAACCACCGCCGAGGAGGCCAACCAGATAAAGTCGGTCATAATGAACCAGGGTGTCTTTTACATGGAGTTCAACGGAGTCATATTCGGCACAGGGAAGGACATAATCTATGTTGGAAATCCTGGAGTAAAACCCGACAACAGCTGGAGCGTCCCCTTCAGGATATCAAAAGCCGCGGCGGAGAAATTTGCCGAACTTGCCAAAGGCAAGGTTGGGTGGCCAGTTGACATGTTCCTTGATCCTCCAGTGAACTCTCTGATGGTCGTCCCGGAGAGCGTCTACAAGACCATGAACAGCTCCGAGTTCAACGCCAACGCCCCGGAGGCTCCCACACTCCTGGAGAGGATCAGCAAAGCATTCAACGTGACTGCCGTTGTCTATACCAACCAGACCGCGGATGAGATAGCGAAGCTTGCCCAGGGCAGGGACAGGATAGTGCTGGTGGACGTTCCCCAGGATCTCAAAACTCGGCTTGAAGAAATGAACTTCACAGTTTCATATATTCCAAGGAATCCGGGAGAAGATAATCAAAAGATAATCCGTGATGCCCTTGGTCTCTACGGGCCGTACTCCCTGGGTGAGGGCCTTACAGTCGGAGAGGCCCAGCAGGACGTCCAGATCACGGGACGTGCGGCCACAATGGAAGAAGCTAGGACTGAGGCTAAAAATATTTATACCATTCTTAAAAGCGGTTCCCTTCCGGTCAAGCTCAACGTCGTTGGCATGGAGTTCATCTCGCCCAGGCTCGGTGAGGGCTTCAAGAACCAGGCCCTGTACGCCGGTGTGGGCGCGCTGATAGCCGTTCTCCTCATAGTGTACTTCCACTACCGGAACCTCAGGATAGCTATCCCCGTGGCGAGCACGAGCCTTTTCGAAGTCATCATTATCCTCGGCTTCGCTGCCCTCATAAACTGGAACCTCGACCTGCCCAGCATAGCGGGTATCATCGCGGCCATAGGTACGGGTGTTGACCAGCAGATAGTCATAACCGATGAGCTTCTGAGCGGGGAGAGGAGCACCAGGATAACCCGGCGCGCCAGTGTGCTTAAGAGGATGGGAAGGGCGTTCTTCGTCATCTTCGCCGCCGCAGCAACGACTATAGCCGCCATGAGCTTCCTGCTGGTATACTTCGTCGGAACTCTGAAGGGCTTCGCCTTCACCACCATCCTCGGCGTCCTGATCGGGATCCTCATAACCAGGCCTGCCTACGCCGAGATAGCAAAGTACCTCCTCGGTGAGGACTGA
- a CDS encoding TrkA family potassium uptake protein yields the protein MFVVIMGAGRVGYLVAKMLEEDGHDVTIIEMNKERAKELSLLINGLVIEGDATDPKTLEEANIKQADAFAALTGKDDANLLACILAKHLNPKIKTSLRISNPQNRRIFEEVTDLKRYFDFVISPEEIAAEYISRNIVTPGFDRVLFPKEGAEIVRFMIDGDSDIAGKLVRDIRLPRDALMVAVYDEKGNLIIPSGDTKLPEKGQLIIFAKNSVLDDVKRLLEKKKPEKKG from the coding sequence ATGTTCGTCGTAATAATGGGTGCAGGGAGGGTCGGCTACCTCGTGGCCAAGATGCTCGAGGAGGACGGCCACGACGTCACCATAATAGAAATGAACAAGGAGCGTGCCAAAGAGCTCTCCCTGCTCATCAACGGCCTCGTCATTGAGGGCGACGCGACGGATCCGAAGACCCTTGAGGAGGCCAACATAAAGCAGGCCGACGCGTTTGCGGCTTTAACGGGCAAGGACGATGCCAACCTGCTTGCCTGCATACTGGCGAAGCACCTCAACCCAAAGATCAAGACGTCGCTCAGGATAAGCAACCCCCAGAACAGGCGCATCTTTGAGGAGGTAACGGACCTTAAGAGGTACTTTGATTTCGTCATAAGCCCCGAGGAAATAGCGGCAGAGTACATAAGCAGAAACATAGTCACGCCGGGCTTTGACAGGGTTCTGTTCCCCAAGGAGGGCGCCGAGATAGTGCGCTTCATGATAGACGGAGACAGCGACATAGCCGGGAAACTGGTCAGGGACATACGGCTCCCCAGGGACGCCCTTATGGTGGCGGTCTACGACGAGAAGGGCAACCTGATAATACCGTCCGGCGACACCAAGCTCCCCGAAAAGGGACAGCTCATAATCTTTGCTAAGAACAGTGTCCTTGACGATGTGAAGAGGCTCCTGGAAAAGAAAAAGCCGGAGAAGAAGGGCTAA
- a CDS encoding V-type ATP synthase subunit H, with product MEDVIKQIVDAEKRAEERIEQAKEDAKAIVLKAREEAKLLEKKIIEDAEKKAMELVEKARAEGEEEARKILEEGEKEIEGLKVRATNNFEKAISAGIALVRGS from the coding sequence ATGGAGGACGTCATCAAACAGATTGTGGATGCCGAGAAGCGGGCCGAGGAGAGGATTGAACAGGCCAAGGAGGACGCTAAGGCTATTGTCCTCAAAGCGAGGGAGGAGGCCAAGCTCCTCGAAAAGAAAATAATCGAGGACGCCGAGAAGAAGGCCATGGAGCTCGTTGAGAAGGCCCGCGCCGAAGGCGAAGAAGAGGCCAGAAAGATCCTTGAGGAGGGCGAGAAGGAGATCGAGGGCCTCAAGGTCAGGGCCACCAACAACTTTGAAAAGGCGATCTCTGCGGGAATAGCGCTCGTGAGAGGGAGCTAA
- a CDS encoding V-type ATP synthase subunit I has translation MFRPEEMVKVEVITLNRYKDSLLTYLHEHGAVEIREIDVDVAQKDSPNEYHRKAASYSITISRLVDFLKAYRKTSGGGIKGFIFPKEKAKKKYRYEGIEKLIKDVEAFLAQVEPEIKAVEGKITTTQAEIERIKQDIAVLELLSSIDLDVSYLRPTDMLEIVVGTVDRNKFGPLVEEVRRITEGRIVVVSREFKDKVLAVFAFLRRDYDKVNPVLAKYSLERVEIPEGAGTPRELIAEYEERLRRKEEELENARKDAQMLAEKYYDDVVFYRELMENERDKASVLPMLARTNMTFALTGWLPRSSVQDVLSGLRKITGGTVYINIREPAEEELDEVPIKLRNPAWARPFEMLTEMYGMPKYNEVDPTPIITFTYSFFFGFMLTDFMYGLIIGIIAALLVKGHRKFNDGTYKFAYTLLWSAVFTMLMGIVFGSYFGNALDMAGFTVPRVWDTFTDALVVLQLALAIGLAHLFTGYTVGFIVRFKNGDRIGAVTEQLSWMLVIVGVTMLALSLSNPALGIPGKVLFGLGFVLFMVSEFMSDLPLPMKLLMTISDFFGFVGSWLSYARLMALALATAGIAMVINILTQMIWGISIGPVPIGIVIGLILFIGGQLFSVAINALGAFVHSLRLQYVEFFGTFYSGEGKPFEPFRAKREVSELEFEA, from the coding sequence ATGTTCCGTCCGGAGGAGATGGTAAAGGTAGAGGTCATAACCCTCAACAGGTACAAGGACTCCCTCCTCACGTACCTCCACGAGCATGGGGCCGTTGAAATAAGGGAGATCGATGTTGACGTCGCCCAGAAGGACTCACCCAACGAGTACCACCGCAAGGCCGCCTCGTACAGCATAACGATTTCGAGGCTCGTCGACTTCCTCAAGGCCTACAGAAAGACCTCCGGTGGGGGGATAAAGGGTTTCATCTTTCCGAAGGAAAAGGCGAAGAAAAAGTACCGCTACGAGGGCATCGAGAAGCTCATAAAGGACGTTGAAGCGTTCCTTGCCCAGGTCGAGCCCGAGATAAAGGCTGTGGAAGGCAAGATAACCACGACTCAGGCCGAGATAGAAAGGATCAAGCAGGACATTGCCGTGCTTGAGCTCCTGTCTTCGATTGACCTTGATGTTTCCTACCTCAGGCCTACGGATATGCTCGAAATAGTTGTCGGAACCGTTGACAGGAACAAGTTCGGGCCGCTTGTTGAGGAAGTCCGGCGCATCACTGAGGGCAGGATCGTAGTGGTTTCAAGGGAGTTCAAGGACAAGGTTTTGGCGGTTTTCGCCTTCCTCAGACGGGACTACGATAAGGTAAACCCCGTCCTCGCCAAGTACTCCCTGGAGAGGGTGGAGATCCCGGAGGGTGCGGGGACCCCGAGGGAACTTATTGCCGAATACGAGGAGAGGCTTCGCAGGAAGGAGGAGGAGCTTGAAAACGCCAGAAAGGACGCCCAGATGCTGGCCGAGAAGTACTACGACGACGTGGTTTTCTACAGGGAGCTCATGGAGAACGAACGTGACAAGGCATCTGTTCTCCCGATGCTGGCCAGAACCAACATGACTTTTGCGCTGACTGGATGGCTTCCCAGGAGCAGCGTTCAGGACGTGCTTAGTGGCCTCAGGAAGATCACAGGGGGGACCGTTTACATCAATATCCGCGAACCTGCCGAGGAGGAGCTCGACGAGGTTCCGATAAAGCTGAGGAACCCTGCATGGGCCAGGCCCTTTGAGATGCTTACCGAAATGTATGGAATGCCCAAGTACAACGAGGTCGACCCTACACCGATAATAACCTTCACGTACTCGTTCTTCTTCGGTTTCATGCTCACGGACTTTATGTACGGCCTTATCATAGGCATAATAGCTGCACTCCTCGTTAAGGGGCACAGGAAGTTCAACGACGGCACCTACAAGTTCGCCTACACACTCCTGTGGAGTGCCGTTTTCACGATGCTCATGGGAATAGTATTTGGCAGCTATTTCGGTAACGCCCTCGACATGGCGGGCTTCACCGTTCCGAGGGTCTGGGACACCTTCACCGACGCCCTCGTAGTCCTCCAGCTTGCACTGGCGATAGGCCTTGCCCACCTCTTCACCGGCTATACCGTGGGCTTCATTGTCCGCTTTAAGAACGGAGACAGGATCGGTGCAGTGACCGAGCAGCTTTCATGGATGCTGGTGATAGTCGGTGTCACCATGCTGGCACTCAGCCTCAGCAACCCTGCACTGGGTATCCCCGGAAAGGTGCTCTTCGGCCTGGGCTTTGTGCTCTTCATGGTGTCTGAGTTCATGAGCGACCTTCCTCTTCCGATGAAGCTTCTCATGACGATCTCGGACTTCTTCGGCTTCGTCGGTAGCTGGCTCAGCTACGCAAGGCTCATGGCGCTCGCACTGGCGACTGCGGGAATAGCGATGGTCATCAACATCCTCACCCAGATGATATGGGGCATAAGCATAGGTCCCGTTCCAATCGGCATAGTCATAGGCCTCATACTTTTTATCGGCGGCCAGCTGTTCTCGGTTGCCATCAACGCCCTCGGGGCGTTCGTACACTCGCTCCGTCTCCAGTACGTTGAATTTTTCGGGACGTTCTACTCAGGTGAAGGTAAACCCTTTGAGCCCTTCAGGGCAAAAAGAGAAGTTTCCGAGCTGGAGTTTGAAGCTTAA
- a CDS encoding V-type ATP synthase subunit K (produces ATP from ADP in the presence of a proton gradient across the membrane; the K subunit is a nonenzymatic component which binds the dimeric form by interacting with the G and E subunits), with amino-acid sequence MDPIVYVSLGAALAAGIAGAASAFGVGIAGAAAAGVVAEDEKNFRNALILEGLPMTQSIYGLITLFLILMVSGILGGGFKFTDPSNMDNIVKSAILLGAGLTVGLTGLSAIPQGIISSASIGAVAKNPKTFTQGIIFAAMAETMAIFGLVGALIMIVTGVGF; translated from the coding sequence ATGGATCCGATAGTTTACGTATCCCTTGGTGCGGCCCTTGCCGCTGGAATAGCCGGAGCGGCTTCAGCGTTCGGTGTTGGGATAGCTGGAGCAGCCGCGGCCGGAGTAGTCGCAGAGGACGAGAAGAACTTCAGGAACGCCCTCATCCTTGAGGGCCTGCCGATGACCCAGAGCATCTACGGACTGATTACGCTGTTCCTCATCCTGATGGTCTCGGGAATCCTCGGCGGTGGCTTCAAGTTCACCGACCCGAGCAACATGGACAACATCGTCAAGAGCGCTATACTCCTTGGAGCCGGTCTCACCGTTGGCCTCACCGGTCTCTCGGCCATACCGCAGGGCATCATATCAAGCGCCAGCATTGGTGCCGTTGCTAAGAACCCGAAGACCTTCACCCAGGGAATCATCTTCGCCGCTATGGCCGAGACCATGGCAATCTTCGGTCTCGTCGGTGCCCTGATAATGATCGTCACCGGAGTCGGCTTCTGA
- a CDS encoding V-type ATP synthase subunit E gives MEGAELIIQEINREAEQKIQYILSEAKDEAEKIKAEARKRAEARAEWILRKAQTQAETERQRIIANARLEVRKKRLEVQEALIQEVILALRERLSELPEEEYFPILVDLAAKAVEELGSESIVIRSNGRTLELLKTRFEEFAGALAERVGRDVEIRLGEEVQTIGGVLVEVPDGSVRVDNTFEARIERFESELRAEIAKALFG, from the coding sequence ATGGAAGGGGCAGAGCTGATCATTCAGGAGATAAACAGGGAGGCCGAGCAGAAAATACAGTACATACTCAGTGAGGCCAAAGACGAGGCGGAGAAGATCAAGGCCGAGGCCAGGAAAAGGGCCGAGGCGAGGGCCGAGTGGATACTCAGGAAGGCCCAGACCCAAGCCGAGACTGAGAGACAGCGCATAATAGCAAACGCCCGCCTTGAGGTCAGAAAGAAGCGCCTAGAGGTTCAGGAAGCCCTCATTCAGGAGGTAATTTTGGCGCTCCGTGAGAGGCTCTCGGAGCTCCCTGAGGAAGAGTACTTCCCGATACTCGTTGACCTGGCGGCAAAGGCCGTTGAAGAGCTTGGATCCGAGAGCATTGTTATCAGGTCAAACGGGAGAACGCTGGAGCTCCTTAAAACGAGGTTTGAGGAGTTTGCAGGGGCCCTTGCAGAGAGGGTCGGGAGGGACGTTGAGATCCGCCTCGGGGAGGAGGTGCAGACCATAGGCGGCGTCCTCGTGGAGGTCCCCGATGGGTCGGTCAGGGTTGACAACACCTTTGAGGCCAGGATAGAGAGGTTTGAGAGCGAGCTCAGGGCAGAGATAGCCAAGGCTCTCTTCGGGTGA
- a CDS encoding V-type ATP synthase subunit C: MEPGAVSGILDTTLAVVFTWVGYKTARIVWKYTPYSYPNARIKAMEAKLLSEQRFNELAESRTLQNFVVGLEDTDYKDYLSDVSGYTLGEIERALEKALAGTYELMVKILPKRVSPFFKLMLEEWDVRNVANVVKAKLSGEPASDYVIEIGSMLPKVRAMADAKTMEEILVILEGTPYEEPYQRLILGEISAKEFETELYRMHYGKLLGYALSKKDDERIILEEFVRLRIDRINLLTVLRAKAAGMPAEAIRPLLIPGGTVKLEPLMHVEDLSMALAELDSTKYGKVIRDVRDEVERDLSALERALERHILERLNELNRFYPLSVAAPLSYILQKEREVRKLRAIAKLIEDGVHPERIKELVGDVA; encoded by the coding sequence ATGGAACCAGGAGCGGTGAGCGGAATACTTGACACGACCCTCGCGGTGGTCTTTACCTGGGTCGGCTACAAGACCGCAAGGATAGTCTGGAAGTACACCCCCTATTCATACCCCAACGCCAGGATAAAGGCAATGGAGGCAAAGCTCCTGAGCGAGCAGAGGTTCAACGAGCTCGCCGAGAGCAGGACGCTCCAGAACTTCGTCGTTGGCTTAGAGGACACCGACTACAAGGACTACCTCTCGGACGTCTCAGGGTACACGTTGGGGGAGATAGAGAGGGCCCTGGAGAAGGCCCTGGCCGGGACTTATGAGCTTATGGTCAAGATCCTCCCGAAGAGGGTGAGCCCGTTCTTTAAGTTGATGCTTGAGGAGTGGGACGTCAGAAACGTGGCGAACGTCGTCAAGGCCAAGCTCTCGGGGGAACCGGCGAGTGATTACGTCATAGAGATAGGCTCAATGCTCCCGAAGGTCAGGGCTATGGCCGACGCCAAGACGATGGAGGAGATACTCGTCATACTCGAGGGCACTCCCTACGAGGAACCGTATCAGAGGCTCATACTTGGTGAGATATCGGCCAAGGAGTTCGAGACGGAGCTCTACAGGATGCATTACGGCAAGCTTCTAGGCTATGCCCTCTCAAAGAAGGACGACGAGAGGATCATCCTTGAGGAGTTCGTCAGGCTCAGGATAGACAGGATCAACCTCCTCACGGTTCTCAGGGCCAAGGCAGCAGGTATGCCTGCGGAGGCGATAAGGCCCCTCCTAATCCCCGGCGGCACCGTGAAACTTGAGCCGCTCATGCACGTCGAGGACCTCAGCATGGCCCTTGCCGAGCTCGATTCCACCAAGTACGGCAAGGTCATCAGGGACGTCCGGGACGAGGTTGAAAGGGATCTGAGCGCCCTTGAAAGGGCCCTTGAGAGGCACATCCTTGAGAGGCTGAACGAGCTCAACAGGTTCTACCCGCTCAGCGTCGCGGCACCGCTCAGCTACATACTCCAGAAGGAGAGAGAAGTGCGGAAGCTCAGGGCGATAGCCAAGCTGATCGAGGACGGGGTTCACCCCGAGAGGATAAAGGAGCTCGTGGGTGATGTCGCATGA